TGAGCTCACCATCTTGCATTACAACTTCAGGGTTTTTAACATAGATAACAAGTTCTGGTCCTTCAAATTCAACTTCAGTTATTCTAGCTTCTCGTGGGATCATCTGATTTATAATCTCTCTAATCTCCTTTAAGATCTCATCAACACTTGTTTCTCTTTTTATCACCGTAATCACCTCTTAGAATTAAAGTTTCTTGAGGATTTTCTCCACTTCTTCCTTAGAAAGCTCTTTGTATCCCTCTTCACTTATAATAACTACCATTATCCCATCTCCAGTAAAAACATCTCTTTTTATTGCTGTATTTATAGCTTTTATTGCAAGCTTAACACCCTTTTTTAGAGTAATTTTTTCATTATATTCATTATCTAAAACAGAATACGCAAACTCCATACCAGAGCCTGCAGAAACATACTTATCTTCGGTAATCCCCCCAGCCATGTCAATCGAATAAAGCTTTGGGCTTTCATCATATCCACCAATTAAGAACCAGCCAAAATAGGGGAAGTACCTTCTGCCACTCAAAACGTTGGATGTTAGTGTCGCTAAGGCCTTTGTGCTCATCTCTTTGCCAACTTTTGCCTTGTATAACCTTGCTTGTGCTCTGAGAACTCTAACAAGGCTTAAAATGTCACCTACACTGCCTGCTCCTGCTAGGACTAAATGGTCATCCACTTGGAAAATTTTTGTAACCTCCCTTGAAATAACCATGTTGCCCAATGAAGCCCTCTTGTCCGCAGCTAGGACTACTCCATCACTACAAACAATGCCTACTGTTGTTGTGCCTTTAATTTTGTCCAAAGCCCACACCCCTTAGGAATATTTTCTTAGCTTGAGAATAGAAACAACTGCTACAGTTGGGCTTTGATTACGGTAGTATTTAAAGTTTTCGCAAAAATATTGGCTTTTCTATTTCAAAATTTAAACATGGAAAACAAAGAAAAATGTTTACTCTCCCTGGAAGATCTGTACCTTAGAGAAAGACAAGGCTACTTATGCATATTCACTGGTGTGCTAGAGAGAACGCTCTTCAGATGAGAAGAAAAGCTTTTATTCCATGAAATGTTTTACAGTAGTGTAACTTCAGGGGAGGTATGAAGGATGGGTGTCGAAAAAGTTCCAAAATACAACATTCCAACAAAAAAAGTTGAATATGTTTTTATTGAACTTGACAAAATGAAGCCTCACGAGCAACTTGTCCAAAAAGAGCTTGAGGCGTTTATTGAAAGCGTAACTGGCTCTGGAGTTTTTTGGAAGCCTATGCTTTTGGCAAAAGTCCCAGGAGAAGACATGTATCTAATAGTAGATGGCCACCACAGATGGGCGGGTTTACAAAAACTTGGTGCCAAAAAAGCACCCTCAGTAATCCTAGACTACTTCAGTGATGATGTTAAGGTCTACACATGGTATCCTGCTTTTAAGGGAGACCTTGAGAAGGTTCTAGAAAGACTAAAGAAAGAGGGATTAGAAATCATTGAGGATTCCGAAGCTGAAGAAAAAGCAGAAAGAGGAGAAATAGCATTTGCTTTAATTGGTAAAGAAAAGAAGTTCTCTATTCCTGGAGCTATTAATGAACAGAAAAAAGTCAGTAAAGTGCTTGATGAGATGAGTGTTGAAGGAGAAATAGAACTCATATACTATGGACTTAAAGAAGATGCAGGAGAAGACATGGAGAAAGGTGAAATCGATTATGTCTTCATAAGAAAGGCCCCAAGTAAAGAAGAAGTCATGGAACTCGTAAAGAGAGGAGAGGTTTATTCTCCAAAAACTACAAGACACGTGTTGCCATTTAATCCAGATAAAATTGATGTGAAGCTTGAGGAACTCTTTTGAAGAACCCTTTTAACTCGATTTTATCTATTTCCCTATATTTTACTCCCTTTTTGCTACAAATTTTGAAATGTACTTCAGGCAACATTTATATACATTCTAGATTAGGTTGTTAACTAGGTGGTCTTGTCATGAAGGTAAAACCCTTTCTTGTTGAACGATTTATGGGAGAGCATGAACATAATGTAGAGATAAACATAGCTGAAACCTGTGTAAAGCCGTTTACTCTTGGAGAATTCCTAGAGTTTGTAGGAGAAGAAGATTTTTTAGAGGAAATTAAAGACCTAAGGCTCACTTATGGGTATGTTGAGGGCCTTCCAGAATTAAAGGAAGGGTTGGCAAGTTTTTATAAGCATGTGAGTGCAGAAAATATTTTCCCAACTCATGGGGCTATAGATGCTAACTTTCAGGTCTTTTACAGCTTGGTTGAGCCGGGAGATACTGTTATCTCAATCTTCCCTACATATCAACAGCTCTACAGTGTGCCCGAATCTTTTGGTGCCAATGTAAAACTCTGGCACCTTTATGAGGAGGAGGGATGGATGCCCAACCTTGACGAGCTGAACGAGTTGGTGGACAAAAAGACAAAACTCATAGTAATAAATAGTCCTAACAATCCAACTGGCGCCCTCTTGGATGAAAAAATGCTAAGAGGAATCAGTGAAATTGCTGAGGATGCAAACGCATATGTCTTGAACGACGAATCGTATAGAGGCCTTTATATAAACCCTCATGATTACGTTCCATCAATAGTTGACATTTCAGATAGAGGAATAGCAACGAGCTCTTTCTCAAAGCCTCTGTCCCTAACAGGCTTGCGCCTTGGATGGATAGCCACTTCTAATGAAGATGTTGCTAAAGAATTAGTCCTTCACAGAGACTATACTACTATAAGCATTAGCATACTCATAGAGAAGCTCGCTGCACTTGCAGTTAAAAACGCAAAGAAAATATATGAGCGCAACTTGAAAATACTTCACACAAACTTCAAGATTCTTGAGAATTGGGTTCGAGAAGAACCATTAATTGATTGGGTTCCGCCAAAAGCTGGCACTGTTGCATTCCTAAAATATAACCTTGAGATTCCATCAGAAGAACTTGCTATAAAACTCATGAAAGAAAAGAGCACATTTCTCGTTCCAGGCTCATGCTTCGGCATAGAAAACCATCTTCGTATAGGATATGGAAACCCCACTGAGGTTATGAAAGAAGGATTGAAACGCTTAAGGGAATTTTTAGCCTCACTCGAGGGAGAGGTTCAATGATCGATGTAGTTAAAGAGGTTACCGAAGCAGAGAAACGAATTAGGAAATACATAAGAGAAACGCCCCTAGAATATTCACATTTTTTAAGTCAAAAAGGAGATGCTAATGTCTATTTAAAGCTAGAGAACTTTCAAGTGACTGGTTCATTTAAAATTCGAGGTGTACTCAACAAACTGCTTTCTTTGAGTGAAGAAGAAAAGAGGAAAAAGATAATTACAGCTTCCAGCGGCAATCATGGAGTTGCATTTGCTTATGCTACTAGCGAGCTCGGTCTCAACGGAATCGTTTTCCTACCCGAAAATGCCTCACCTGCAAAAATCAAGGATATAGAGCAGTATAACGTGGAGCTCAAGTTTTATGGAAAGGATATTGTTGAAACTGAGAAATTTGCACGAGAATTTGCCGAGAAGAATGGGATGATATACGTACCTCCATATAACGATCCCAAAATTATCGGAGGACAAGGGACTATAGGAATTGAACTTGAAAGAGAGTTAAAAGAGATTGATGCAGTTCTTATACCCGTTGGGGGCGGAGGACTTATATCGGGGATAGCGGGTTACCTAAAGAGCTTAAACCCCAATATAAAGATAATCGGAGTTCAACCAGAAAATTCTGCCGTTATGTATCATTCAATAAAAGCAGAAAAGATTCTTCA
The DNA window shown above is from Thermococcus sp. EP1 and carries:
- the psmB gene encoding archaeal proteasome endopeptidase complex subunit beta, with amino-acid sequence MWALDKIKGTTTVGIVCSDGVVLAADKRASLGNMVISREVTKIFQVDDHLVLAGAGSVGDILSLVRVLRAQARLYKAKVGKEMSTKALATLTSNVLSGRRYFPYFGWFLIGGYDESPKLYSIDMAGGITEDKYVSAGSGMEFAYSVLDNEYNEKITLKKGVKLAIKAINTAIKRDVFTGDGIMVVIISEEGYKELSKEEVEKILKKL
- the serK gene encoding L-serine kinase SerK; its protein translation is MGVEKVPKYNIPTKKVEYVFIELDKMKPHEQLVQKELEAFIESVTGSGVFWKPMLLAKVPGEDMYLIVDGHHRWAGLQKLGAKKAPSVILDYFSDDVKVYTWYPAFKGDLEKVLERLKKEGLEIIEDSEAEEKAERGEIAFALIGKEKKFSIPGAINEQKKVSKVLDEMSVEGEIELIYYGLKEDAGEDMEKGEIDYVFIRKAPSKEEVMELVKRGEVYSPKTTRHVLPFNPDKIDVKLEELF
- a CDS encoding aminotransferase class I/II-fold pyridoxal phosphate-dependent enzyme gives rise to the protein MKVKPFLVERFMGEHEHNVEINIAETCVKPFTLGEFLEFVGEEDFLEEIKDLRLTYGYVEGLPELKEGLASFYKHVSAENIFPTHGAIDANFQVFYSLVEPGDTVISIFPTYQQLYSVPESFGANVKLWHLYEEEGWMPNLDELNELVDKKTKLIVINSPNNPTGALLDEKMLRGISEIAEDANAYVLNDESYRGLYINPHDYVPSIVDISDRGIATSSFSKPLSLTGLRLGWIATSNEDVAKELVLHRDYTTISISILIEKLAALAVKNAKKIYERNLKILHTNFKILENWVREEPLIDWVPPKAGTVAFLKYNLEIPSEELAIKLMKEKSTFLVPGSCFGIENHLRIGYGNPTEVMKEGLKRLREFLASLEGEVQ
- a CDS encoding threonine/serine dehydratase, with translation MIDVVKEVTEAEKRIRKYIRETPLEYSHFLSQKGDANVYLKLENFQVTGSFKIRGVLNKLLSLSEEEKRKKIITASSGNHGVAFAYATSELGLNGIVFLPENASPAKIKDIEQYNVELKFYGKDIVETEKFAREFAEKNGMIYVPPYNDPKIIGGQGTIGIELERELKEIDAVLIPVGGGGLISGIAGYLKSLNPNIKIIGVQPENSAVMYHSIKAEKILQMISKPTLADGTAGGIEKNSITFDLCKKYVDDFILVSEKEIATAILLMLERHHMLVEGAAALSVAGYLKDSKRFKHKNVVLIISGCRISLNILISLLKSKFPMEE